A genomic region of Papaver somniferum cultivar HN1 chromosome 7, ASM357369v1, whole genome shotgun sequence contains the following coding sequences:
- the LOC113299984 gene encoding pyrophosphate-energized membrane proton pump 3-like — MMDADLEDGILGPYQDRPRTFPVMRSKSYTPLVLRILMRINVRVLLVLLFLALGGLVYIGARTSPIILFVFSVCFISFLFAIYLTKWVLAKDEGPPEMVQISEAIRDGAEGFFRTQYGTISKMAFVLALVIFVIYLFRTMSPHQESLGRAASAYITVASFLLGALCSGMAGYVGMWVSVRANVRVSSAARRSAREALQIAVRAGGFSAIIVVGMAVLGVAILYATFYVILGVDTPGSMKVTDLPLVLVGYGFGASFVALFAQLGGGIYTKAADVGADLVGKVEQGIPEDDPRNPAVIADLVGDNVGDCAARGADLFESIAAEIISAMILGGTMAKRCKIEDPTGFILFPLVIHSFDLVISSIGILSIRGTRDAGTLIEDPMAILQRGYSITIVLAVITFGASTRWMLYTEQAPTAWLNFALCGLVGIMTAYTFVYITKYYTDYKHEPVRTLALASSTGHGTNIIAGISLGLESTALPVLVISVAIVSAFWLGHTSGLVDETGVPTGGLFGTAVATMGMLSTAAYVLTMDMFGPIADNAGGIVEMSQQPESVREITDLLDAVGNTTKATTKGFAIGSAALAAFLLFSAYMDEVASFANTPFNQVDIAIPEVFVGGLLGSMLIFLFSAWACSAVGRTAQEVVNEVRRQFIERPGIMEYKEKPDYGRCVAIVASASLREMIKPGALAIISPIAVGFMFRWLGHFTGHPLLGAKVVASMLMFATVTGILMALFLNTAGGAWDNAKKYIETGALGGKGSDCHKAAITGDTVGDPFKDTAGPSIHVLIKMLATITLVMAPVFL; from the exons ATGATGGATGCGGATTTGGAGGATGGGATTTTGGGGCCGTACCAAGATAGGCCCAGGACTTTCCCAGTAATGCGTAGTAAATCTTATACTCCCCTG GTTTTAAGGATTCTAATGAGAATTAATGTACGCGTACTTTTAGTTCTTCTGTTCCTGGCTTTGGGAGGCTTGGTATATATTGGAGCAAGAACCTCTCCAATTATTCTGTTTGTCTTCTCGGTCTGCTTTATCAGCTTTCTTTTCGCTATATATCTTACTAAATGGGTGCTTGCAAAGGATGAGGGGCCTCCAGAGATGGTTCAG ATTTCAGAAGCAATACGGGATGGGGCAGAAGGCTTCTTTAGGACCCAATATGGGACTATTTCCAAGATGGCATTTGTGCTTGCTTTGGTGATCTTTGTAATCTATTTATTCCGCACAATGAGTCCTCATCAGGAATCACTTGGGAG GGCAGCGTCTGCTTATATTACAGTTGCTTCTTTTCTTTTAGGGGCTCTATGTTCTGGTATGGCTGGGTACGTTGGTATGTGGGTATCCGTACGTGCAAATGTTCGAGTATCTAGTGCTGCCAGGCGGTCTGCAAGAGAGGCTTTGCAG ATAGCTGTGCGTGCTGGGGGCTTCTCAGCAATTATTGTTGTCGGCATGGCTGTGCTTGGAGTTGCAATCCTCTATGCCACATTTTACGTAATATTGGGTGTAGACACACCAGGTTCAATGAAGGTCACTGATT TGCCTCTTGTCCTGGTGGGATATGGTTTCGGAGCTTCGTTTGTTGCCCTCTTTGCCCAGTTAGGTGGCGGAATATACACTAAAGCAGCTGATGTTGGAGCTGATCTCGTCGGAAAAGTAGAGCAAGGGATACCTGAAGACGATCCTCGAAATCCGGCAGTCATTGCTGATTTG GTTGGAGACAATGTGGGTGATTGTGCAGCACGAGGTGCTGATCTCTTTGAGAGTATTGCTGCAGAAATAATCAGCGCTATGATACTTGGGGGCACAATGGCTAAGCGTTGCAAAATTGAAG ATCCAACTGGATTCATATTGTTCCCCCTTGTTATACACTCTTTCGACCTGGTTATATCTTCAATTGGGATTCTTTCAATCAGGGGTACACGTGATGCTGGGACACTTATAGAGGATCCAATGGCGATTCTTCAGAGAGGCTATTCAATTACGATTGTTTTAGCTGTTATTACGTTTGGCGCG TCTACTCGTTGGATGCTTTACACTGAGCAAGCGCCTACCGCATGGTTGAACTTTGCCCTGTGTGGCTTGGTTGGGATTATGACAGCCTACACGTTTGTCTATATTACTAAGTATTATACCGATTACAAGCATGAGCCTGTCCGCACGTTAGCTCTTGCCAGTTCTACAGGGCATGGAACCAACATAATTGCAGGCATCAGTTTAGGTTTAGAATCAACTGCTCTTCCAGTTCTTGTAATTAGTGTAGCCATCGTTTCTGCTTTCTGGCTTGGTCACACGTCGGGCTTGGTGGATGAAACTGGAGTCCCTACTGGCGGTCTGTTTGGGACTGCTGTAGCAACCATGGGTATGCTTAGCACAGCTGCATATGTTCTCACCATGGATATGTTTGGTCCGATAGCTGATAATGCCGGTGGAATTGTTGAAATGAGCCAACAG CCTGAAAGTGTTCGTGAGATCACCGACCTTCTTGATGCCGTTGGGAACACAACAAAGGCTACCACCAAGGGTTTTGCTATTGGATCAGCTGCCCTTGCTGCTTTCCTGCTATTTAGTGCTTATATGGATGAAGTAGCTTCATTTGCTAACACACCTTTCAACCAG GTTGACATCGCAATTCCGGAAGTTTTCGTAGGTGGCCTGTTGGGCTCTATGCTCATCTTTTTATTCAGTGCCTGGGCCTGTTCGGCGGTTGGCCGAACTGCTCAAGAGGTGGTTAATGAAGTGAGGAGACAATTCATTGAGAGACCTGGTATAATG GAATACAAGGAGAAACCTGATTATGGTCGGTGTGTCGCAATTGTGGCATCTGCATCATTGCGGGAAATGATAAAGCCCGGTGCCTTGGCAATTATATCACCCATTGCAGTTG GTTTTATGTTTCGATGGTTAGGGCACTTCACGGGACATCCTCTACTTGGTGCCAAAGTTGTGGCATCTATGTTGATGTTTGCAACCGTCACTGGTATCCTTATGGCTCTCTTCCTGAATACTGCTGGTGGTGCATGGGATAATGCAAAGAAGTACATAGAAACTGGTGCACTAGGAGGCAAGGGAAGTGATTGCCACAAAGCTGCGATCACAGGAGACAC TGTAGGAGATCCTTTCAAAGACACTGCTGGCCCTTCAATCCATGTCCTTATCAAGATGCTCGCAACAATTACTCTAGTTATGGCACCAGTGTTTCTATGA